CATGATGTTGCCGCCTCCGGTGCAGATCGGATCGTCGGAAGCGCACTGGCTGATCAGCTTGCCGGCGTAGGCCGGGTTCAGTGTCGGTAGCGGGCCACCGCCCCAGAGCGCACTGGAGAAGCCGCTGGACGGCTCGCCGAAGTATGCGATCGCGGCGACGTGACTGGCGGTCGCGGGCGGCATCTGGTTGCTGGCCAAGTCGATGACGGTGGCGCCCTGGGAGTAGCCGCCCAGCACGATCTTGGTGTTCGGGCAACCGGCCACGGTGCCTTGGATGTGAGCGCTGGCGTCGTCGGCGCCCGCCGATGCGCTGTTGTGGTAGTCATCGTTGGCCGGGTAGTTCACTGCATAGACCTCGACAGACTTTCCGGCGATTTGCGAGGTGAGGGAGTCGACGAAGGCCTGGCCAATGTTGCCGAGTCCCGGGTCCTGGTGGGTACCGCGCGCGAACACGATCGAGACGTCGGAACACGGGTCGGCATTGGCGGTCGGTACGGCGATGGGCACGCTCAGCAGCGCCCACGCCGCCACGACGGAGACACCGAGAAAACGTACGAGGCTGCGTGCAGTCATGTCCCGATCCTGGCATACCGCCACAATTGGCGTTGCCGGCGGTTCGCTTATTGTCGCTGCTGCGTTTGGTATCTATCCGCGACGGGCAAACCCGGGCAAGATCACCGATGAAGTAACTGACAACAGCGCGATGCGAGGTGTGCTATGTGGTCAATCGTTTGCCGGTTGACGGCTGTGGCCGCGATGGTGGTGGCGCCGATGGCGATTGTGACGTTGGTCGATCCCGCGGTGAGTTCGGCCGATTGCGGTGCCGGTGAATGGTGGGATCCGACCGGCAAGGTGTGCCGCCCGCTCGGGGTGGGACCACAGCCGCTGGCCTGTGCAGACGGCGAATGGTGGGATCCCACCGCGAACGTGTGCCGCCCCTTGGGGGTGGGCCCACAGCCGCTGGCGTGCGACAACGGCTGGTGGTGGGACCCGGGAACCAATACCTGCCAGCCACCGGTGATACCTCCCTCGCAGTAGCCGGGCGCGGCACCACGCCAGACGCCTATCCTGTCGCGAGTGCCTGAAACGCCGCTCGCCGAGTTGCGCCACCGCCTCGATGAGCTGACCATCCGAGATGCTGCCCGGCTGCGCCGTCGGTTGCGCAACGTGCGCGGCGACTCCCCCGAGAAGCTGCGGCAGCTACACGGCCAGGTCGCCGCCGCGGAGTCGTTGGTCGCGGCACGGCGGGCTGCCGTCCCCGAGGTCAACTATCCCGACCTGCCGGTCAGCCAGCGCCGGCAGGAGATCGCCGACGCGGTCGCGGCTCACCAGGTGGTGATCGTTGCGGGCGAGACCGGCTCGGGCAAGACGACACAGCTGCCCAAGATCTGTCTGGACATGGGGCGGGGTGTCCGAGGCATCATCGGGCACACTCAGCCCCGGCGGCTGGCGGCCCGCACGGTGGCGATGCGTGTCGCCGATGAACTGCACAGTCCGCTGGGCGATGTGGTGGGCTACACGGTCCGGTTCACCGACCAGGTCAGCGACCGCACACTTGTCAAGCTAATGACGGACGGCATCTTGTTGGCCGAGATCCAGCGTGATCGACGTCTGCTGCGCTACGACACGCTGATCTTGGACGAGGCCCACGAACGCAGCCTGAACATCGACTTTCTGCTGGGCTACCTGCGCGAGCTGCTGCCGCGCAGGCCCGATCTAAAGCTGATCGTCACGTCGGCGACCATCGAGCCTCAACGGTTCGCCACACACTTCGGTGGAGCGCCAATCGTCGAGGTTTCCGGGCGGACGTATCCGGTGGAGATTCGGTACCGGCCGTTGGAAGTTCCAATCGCCGCGAGCCCACAGGCGGAGGCGGGCGACCCGGACGACCCCGATCATGAGATCGTGCGCACTGAGAGCCGCGACGAGATCGAGGCGATCGTCGACGCGATCGGCGAACTAGCAGCCGAACCGGCCGGCGACGTTTTGGTGTTCTTGTCCGGTGAACGCGAAATCCGGGACACCGCGGAAGCGTTGAGCAATCTGAAAAGCGCTGAAGTGCTGCCGCTCTACGCTCGGCTGCCGACCGCGGAGCAACAGAAGGTGTTCACTCCCCACACGGGGCGACGCGTGGTGCTGGCGACCAACGTCGCCGAAACCTCGCTGACGGTGCCCGGGATCCGCTACGTCGTCGATCCGGGCAACGCCCGCATCTCGCGGTATAGCCGCAAACTCAAAGTGCAGCGGTTACCGATCGAACCCATCTCTCAGGCGTCCGCGGCGCAGCGGGCCGGCCGGTGCGGCCGGGTCGCGCCAGGAGTGTGTATCCGGCTCTACGCCGAAGACGATTTCAATGGCCGCCCCCGTTACACCGAACCGGAGATCCTGCGCACCAACCTCGCCGCGGTGCTGCTGCAGATGGCGGCGCTGCAACTGGGCGACATCGAGAACTTCCCTTTCTTGGACCCGCCGGACCGACGCAGCGTCCGCGACGGCGTGCAACTGTTGCAGGAACTCGGCGCGTTCGACCGGCAGGGCGCGATCACCGATGTGGGACGCCGGCTAGCGCGGTTGCCCGTGGATCCGCGGTTGGGCCGGATGATCTTGCAGGCCGGGGCCGAGGGTTGCGTGCGGGAGGTGCTGGTGCTGGCCGCGGCGCTCACAATCCCCGATCCGCGGGAGCGGCCGGTCGACCGAGAGGAGGCGGCCCGCCAGCAGCACGCTCGGTTCGCCGACGAGCATTCGGATTTCACGGCTTACCTCAACCTCTGGAACTATTTACGCGAGCAACGTAAAGAGTTGTCCAGCAGCGCTTTTCGGCGGATGTGCCGCAACGAGTTTCTACATTACCTGCGTATCCGGGAGTGGCAGGACCTCGTCGGGCAGCTGCGCGGGATCGCCCGCGATCTCGGTATTCGCGAATCCGACGAATCGGCCGGTCAGGCCGAGATCCATGCGGCGCTGCTGGCTGGTCTGCTGTCTCACATTGGCCTGCGCCGCGAGGATTCGCGGGAGTATCTGGGTGCGCGTAATGCGCGGTTCGTCCTCGCGCCAGGCTCCGCCCTTGGTAAGAGGCCCCCACGCTGGGTGATGGTGGCAGAGCTGGTCGAGACCAGCCGTCTGTACGGGCGCACCGCGGCTCGCATTCAGCCGGAGTTAGTCGAGCGAATCGCGGGTGATCTGGTTCAGCGCACCTACAGTGAGCCGCACTGGGATGCCAAGCGCGGCGAGGTACTGGCCTATGAGCGGGTGTCGCTGTACGGGTTGCCGCTGATCGCACGGCGCCGCGTCGGGTACGGAGGCATCGAGCCGGCGGTGGCGCGCGAATTGTTCGTCCGCCACGCGCTGGTGGAGGGGGACTGGCAGACCCGCCACCAGTTCTTCGCCGACAATGCCCGGTTGCGGGCCGCGCTTAAGGAGCTCGAGGAGCGGGCGCGCCGCCGCGACTTGCTGGTCGGCGACGACGATATCTACGCGCTCTACGACACCCGGATCCCCGCCGACATCGTCTCGGCGCGGCACTTCGACGGATGGTGGAAGAAGCAGCGGCGCCGGACTCCGGATCTGCTGACGTTCACCCGTGAGGATTTGCTGCACACCGGCAATGCTGGCGCTGACGACCGCCCGGACACCTGGCGCAGCGGCGATGCCGCGCTGCCCCTGACGTACCGGTTCGAGCCCGGCGCCGCCGACGACGGTGTCACTGTGCACGTGCCGATCGACGTGCTGGCCCGGTTGGGTGGCGACGAGTTTGCCTGGCAGGTTCCGGCGCTGCGCGAGGAACTCATCACCGCCCTGATCCGATCGCTGCCAAAAGAGTTGCGGCGCAACTTCGTTCCCGCACCCGATACCGCCCGCGCGGTGCTGGCCGGAATCGACCCCTCCGGTGAGCCGCTGCTGGATGCGGTGCAGCGCGAATTGCGCCGCCGCACCGGGATTCTGGTTCCTCTCGACGCTTTCGACGTGCACAGGTTGCCGCCCCATCTTCGGGTCACGTTCGCCGTAGAATCCGCCGACGGCAGCGAGGTCGCCCGCGGCAAGAACCTGCAAGCGCTGCAGGAGAAACTCGCGGCGCCGGCGCGCGTAGCGGTCGCCGAGGCGGTCGCCGGCGCCTTGGAACGGACCGGATTGCGGAATTGGCCCGACGACTTGACGGAGTTACCTCGTGTCGTCGAGCGCGTTATGGAGGAGCGCTCAGTGCGAGGGTTCCCCGCCTTCGTCGATGCAGGTGAGGCGGTGGACGTGCGCGTTTACGCAACCCAGTTCGAGCAGGGCAGCACCATGCGGCCCGGTCTGCGGCGGTTGCTGCGACTGAGCATTCCTTCACCGGTGAAAACCGTTGAACGACAACTAGATCCGCGAACCCGACTGGCGCTGGGAAGTAACCCCAACGGCTCGGTAGCCGCGCTGCTTGAAGACTGCGCAGACGCGGCCACGGATGTGCTGGCCACTCAGCCGGTGTGGACGCGTGACGAATTCGCGAAGTTGCGCGCTCGCGTCACGCAGGCTCTGGTGGTCACCACCGTCGACATCGTGGGCCGCCTGGAGGAGGTGCTGGCCGGCGCGCGAGAGGTGCAACTGCGACTGCCCGCCGAACCGCCGGCTGCGCAAGCCGACGCGATCGCCGAT
The nucleotide sequence above comes from Mycobacterium vicinigordonae. Encoded proteins:
- a CDS encoding cutinase family protein; the protein is MTARSLVRFLGVSVVAAWALLSVPIAVPTANADPCSDVSIVFARGTHQDPGLGNIGQAFVDSLTSQIAGKSVEVYAVNYPANDDYHNSASAGADDASAHIQGTVAGCPNTKIVLGGYSQGATVIDLASNQMPPATASHVAAIAYFGEPSSGFSSALWGGGPLPTLNPAYAGKLISQCASDDPICTGGGNIMAHVSYIENGMVNQAATFAANRVK
- the hrpA gene encoding ATP-dependent RNA helicase HrpA — translated: MPETPLAELRHRLDELTIRDAARLRRRLRNVRGDSPEKLRQLHGQVAAAESLVAARRAAVPEVNYPDLPVSQRRQEIADAVAAHQVVIVAGETGSGKTTQLPKICLDMGRGVRGIIGHTQPRRLAARTVAMRVADELHSPLGDVVGYTVRFTDQVSDRTLVKLMTDGILLAEIQRDRRLLRYDTLILDEAHERSLNIDFLLGYLRELLPRRPDLKLIVTSATIEPQRFATHFGGAPIVEVSGRTYPVEIRYRPLEVPIAASPQAEAGDPDDPDHEIVRTESRDEIEAIVDAIGELAAEPAGDVLVFLSGEREIRDTAEALSNLKSAEVLPLYARLPTAEQQKVFTPHTGRRVVLATNVAETSLTVPGIRYVVDPGNARISRYSRKLKVQRLPIEPISQASAAQRAGRCGRVAPGVCIRLYAEDDFNGRPRYTEPEILRTNLAAVLLQMAALQLGDIENFPFLDPPDRRSVRDGVQLLQELGAFDRQGAITDVGRRLARLPVDPRLGRMILQAGAEGCVREVLVLAAALTIPDPRERPVDREEAARQQHARFADEHSDFTAYLNLWNYLREQRKELSSSAFRRMCRNEFLHYLRIREWQDLVGQLRGIARDLGIRESDESAGQAEIHAALLAGLLSHIGLRREDSREYLGARNARFVLAPGSALGKRPPRWVMVAELVETSRLYGRTAARIQPELVERIAGDLVQRTYSEPHWDAKRGEVLAYERVSLYGLPLIARRRVGYGGIEPAVARELFVRHALVEGDWQTRHQFFADNARLRAALKELEERARRRDLLVGDDDIYALYDTRIPADIVSARHFDGWWKKQRRRTPDLLTFTREDLLHTGNAGADDRPDTWRSGDAALPLTYRFEPGAADDGVTVHVPIDVLARLGGDEFAWQVPALREELITALIRSLPKELRRNFVPAPDTARAVLAGIDPSGEPLLDAVQRELRRRTGILVPLDAFDVHRLPPHLRVTFAVESADGSEVARGKNLQALQEKLAAPARVAVAEAVAGALERTGLRNWPDDLTELPRVVERVMEERSVRGFPAFVDAGEAVDVRVYATQFEQGSTMRPGLRRLLRLSIPSPVKTVERQLDPRTRLALGSNPNGSVAALLEDCADAATDVLATQPVWTRDEFAKLRARVTQALVVTTVDIVGRLEEVLAGAREVQLRLPAEPPAAQADAIADIRAQLDRLLPPGFVTATGGEQLGNLTRYLMAISRRLDRLPHATQPDRDRMQRVHAVQEAYDRLVQALPPARAAAADVRDIARQIEELRVSLWAQQLGTPRSVSEQRILRTIDAVQGQI